tTTCGATGATCTAAGTTCTCTTCAGTGATATTTTCTCGCTTagatattttaactaattattaaaagagtttaatacttcaaaatatAGATGTCAATTATTTAATACTTTcgtaactaaatattaaaaaaggctTTCTACAtctaagacttttttttaaccatttttataattaaagttttcttcAGTGATGTTTTCACGCTTATAACTCTCTAAAAATCTCCGTATCAAAACACGCACGAATTCTCATCGAAAAAATTCTGTCCAATAAGAAAATTAACAATACTGATATATACCGGTATTGAGAGCTCAGTATCGGTATTGGAAAAACATTCGGATACCGGTTTTCGGTATATTGGTATTGGATGCCCTActcccatatatatatatatatatatatatatatatatatatatatatatatatatatatatatatatatatatatatatatatatatatatatatatatatatatatatatatatatatatatatatatatatatatatatatatatatatatatatatatatatatatatatatatatatatatatatatatatatatatatatatatatatatatatatatatatatatatatatatatataatacaaactaGATTTTAAGTAgaataatacaatatatttcTACAAGCCATgagaaactttaaaaagaaaacaattgataaaagttttattactatataaacAGTGTAAATACTAAATACAGTTATGAAAACtgttaaaatgttaaaggtttgtgaaaaaatttcttttatctcTAAAAATCTACAGctaattttttcacaaagttgcttgttatattcattaaaaaatttatataaatacaaaaattttttaagtaacaaattgATTGCAGAAGTTGTAACATAAttgctttaaaagtaataacacacAAGCTCGTGatgattactttttaaaaacttgcaaaactGAAACTATTTTAGTAAATCGGGTTCCAGTTGCCCAAGAATCGCGCACTTATTTGGAATTTACTGAAGCGTTTCTGAAGATATAAGTATGGGTTAACTTTTATAAACCTATTCAACTTAAACAAAGTTATTGATTAAGAGCAACTTCATTCCCAATTACACATTCTTTTTTGCGTGTATTTCATCATTTTTACTCTTATTTTAGTGACATAACATGGGGAGTAGGAGTTTATCGTGTAATTCTTCGTTTTGTAATGCAAACTAAACATAATTTATGCTACTAATGTTAtggagtttttttattttgaattaagttttttttattggttaatatAAACCGGATGTGTTTTATCTTCGTGTTTTGTTAAACTTAGTTTACGAAtaatagattaaaatttttttaaatattttgatttacatGGTGAAACTCAgcatttaataacaaaagtatttacataaaattaaatcaaaatgaaaaatgtgATTAACTGTCATCTTATAATTATGCATGTAACGTGAAGTCATTCTTTTTTGGCGTGAATCCACTACAATGAACTATCATATAGCTGATTATCTTTATTGAATAATCCTTTTTTTAGTCGCGAAATTAGAAACAATACAATCAATTAAACAGATaaataaagatgataaaaaaaaagttaaaactttttgagcgaaggaagattttaatttttgaaataatttttatttgattttgaacaTCTGCTgatattaaatattcaaaattttcttcttGCATATTTCAAGATTGTTTATCCTTGTATATCAGATGCATCAAAGACAAGcgaattttaatattaaagagGAAAAAGAATCTTAACACAAAAGgtcatttatatttacatatatatacatatatatatatatatatatatatatatatatatatatacatatatatatatataaatatatatatatatatatatatatatatatatatatatatatatatatatatatatatatatatatatacaagcagcaaaaagataaaaaggaaaaaaaacttatatatgtgtgtgtgtgtgtgtgtgtgtgtgtgtgtgtgtgtgtttgtgtgtgtgtgtgtatgtgtgtaaatatctacatatattcaaatattttacaaattaaaaatttaaataaaaaaaagaaattaagaaaGCAGCAAAAAgataaataggaaaaaaaaacttattaatatcaAGAAACAATTCATTAAGAAAGAAGATTcatttagattatttatttttgttaatttatattattacagaattaataaaattttttggttaaTTTACATTATTGAGCAATCAAACTACATTATTGCGCAATAAAATGAAGTGAGTATTAGTTTATCAAGTAGTTACAAGCCGCCCCCCAAATCATCGCTCTCAAAGATgcaaaaacttttctttagcAATAATGTCTTtaatccattttaaaaaaagaaacgaaatCCTTTATTTAGAAATACTACTATACTTCATCCtgtcattttgtattttaaaactgatGGTTTAagttatcttttataaattttagattaaaatgcCGTTGAGTTTTCACGATCTTATATACTGGAAAAACGCGATGCAAACTGTGGCAACCTTTTTATCTGGTCTTATCGTGTTGCTAGCATTATATTTTTACAGCGTCTTAGAAGTTCTCTCGTGTATTGCAATTCCTTCACTAATTATAACCATGGCAATGCggataatttattatatattaaacatgatTTTCAAGGAAAACTTTGAGCATCCCTTTaagtaagtataaaatttataacatatgcaaatgctaaataaatatttaatcttaCTTAATATCCGGATGCTATATAAGTATTAATGGGTGTAGCTGAACCTAAATAACGCCCAGCGTCGCGTTTAGAGTATTAATTATTCTTGGATCATACTTTACAtagttgtattattttaattaaataagaaattaactatttactaaatatattatttttaattatttagaatttggttaaagaaagatttaaatttatcaaaggATAAAGTatgcttgttttttattaaaattgttttcattataTCTAttgtaaagtgtttttttattataaaaaatgtattacagATTGAATTAATAAGTCAAAGAATATGTGATGGCGTCAATCTTAccattctatatataaaaagaattttatttgtcGACGAATTTATCCCATCGCTAAAGGTCAGTCAAACATTTATGCAATCAAACTTTTGCAAATTAAATAATCGTGTGCTCAAATAACTTTGACTaatgtcaagtttttttttatgtgtaggTGTAGGTATACTTCAGGGTAAAAAAAGCCTTTGCCCTTCACCCTATTTACTCCGTATCGCGCAATATCTTTGTGTCATGATTTTAGAATGCTGgcatttctaaaatatttgtcGCATTGTTCTAAAAATTTTaggcaagttttttttttcctttgacCGTGAGAGGTTTGTGTAATATACCTTGTGTAAGTATGCTTTTTTTGCGTTTGCGACACCAGACGAGTAAGACGTGTTTTCTTGAGAATAACAATTTTACGATTTTACAATGgaaatagataataaaaatattgaaaaaattatcgcaagcaaactagaaaaaaaaaaagtaaactagcAAAAACGGAGAGATTACTTAAAGATCATGAAACTTCACTTCAATAATAAGGTCAGCTTAAACttttaagaagaaaaacaaaggatgaatttatctttataaaaacaaaatatggtaatgaaattgtgtttaaaaaaaaatctattgacTTAGAGAACCGCTCCAGAAGAAACAGCTCAATTATCGATTACGTAAAAGAAACCCCTGTAGAAAACCGGAGTGATATTGAGAAGGCTGTAAATAAGgctgtatattttaaaaacaaaactaaatatattaagtGCAGTAATTGTGGAACGAGCACACCGCGTTGGTGCTGTTAAAGAT
The nucleotide sequence above comes from Hydra vulgaris chromosome 09, alternate assembly HydraT2T_AEP. Encoded proteins:
- the LOC105848480 gene encoding reticulon-3 isoform X3, coding for MPLSFHDLIYWKNAMQTVATFLSGLIVLLALYFYSVLEVLSCIAIPSLIITMAMRIIYYILNMIFKENFEHPFKIWLKKDLNLSKDKIELISQRICDGVNLTILYIKRILFVDEFIPSLKALVVLFGCHYVGRKFSGLTLIFLCYIGVFFLPKLLKRYEKELCDKATSFRICCQNLYTRISTIITEKAGKKYANKEN
- the LOC105848480 gene encoding reticulon-3 isoform X4 is translated as MPLSFHDLIYWKNAMQTVATFLSGLIVLLALYFYSVLEVLSCIAIPSLIITMAMRIIYYILNMIFKENFEHPFKIWLKKDLNLSKDKALVVLFGCHYVGRKFSGLTLIFLCYIGVFFLPKLLKRYEKELCDKATSFRICCQNLYTRISTIITEKAGKKYANKEN